A part of Bubalus bubalis isolate 160015118507 breed Murrah chromosome 6, NDDB_SH_1, whole genome shotgun sequence genomic DNA contains:
- the SPATA46 gene encoding spermatogenesis-associated protein 46, producing MENFSLLSISGTRISSSALSTLPDIMSSHATSLPDIAKPVLPTEVSRPVQALPPQCPGGVLRHGVHNIVVSPDCILGDAPNGEQLRWNCTIYRPWFSPYSYFLCKDKESHLETYSFLEVQRDERQGDSCLPEDTADSVCSSSPSPENTCPREATKKSRPGPDTTDSITFQDILTASKWHPAQQNGYKCASCCRLYPTLHSLKSHIKRGFKEGFSCKVYYHKLKTLWYKEQKARPGDRLSLGSGQAFR from the exons ATGGAGAACTTCTCACTCCTCAGCATTTCTGGAACTCgaatctcttcctctgccctgaGCACGCTTCCTGATATTATGTCCTCACATGCCACCAGCTTGCCAG ACATCGCAAAGCCTGTGTTGCCCACTGAGGTGTCCAGACCAGTCCAGGCCCTGCCGCCCCAGTGCCCAGGTGGCGTTCTCCGGCACGGGGTGCACAACATAGTGGTCTCGCCAG ATTGCATCTTGGGGGACGCCCCAAATGGAGAGCAGCTGAGGTGGAACTGCACCATCTACCGGCCCTGGTTCTCCCCTTACAGCTACTTTCTATGCAAGGACAAAGAGAGCCACCTTGAGACCTACAGCTTCCTGGAGGTGCAGCGGGACGAGCGTCAGGGGGACAGCTGCCTCCCAGAGGACACAGCCGATAGCGTCTGctcatcctctccctccccagagaACACCTGCCCCCGAGAGGCCACCAAGAAATCCAGGCCCGGCCCAGACACCACAGACTCCATCACATTCCAGGACATCCTGACGGCCTCCAAGTGGCACCCGGCCCAGCAGAATGGCTACAAGTGTGCATCTTGCTGCCGCCTGTACCCGACGCTGCACTCCCTCAAGAGCCATATCAAGAGGGGCTTCAAGGAGGGCTTCAGCTGCAAGGTGTACTACCACAAGCTCAAAACCCTCTGGTACAAGGAGCAGAAGGCCCGGCCGGGAGACAGGCTCTCCTTGGGCAGCGGCCAGGCCTTCAGGTAG